TTCACCACCCCAGCAACCTTATAAAAGCATCAGGACATTCACTCTCTTTGTTTCCAATCTCCTGTCCATCCTGCAGGATCACAGCCTGGGACAAAGTTGCACCTCAGGGGTTGTTAGTTCAGGGCATTCATCAGCGCTTGGGCTTGCTTGAGTTCTGAGGAGAAGAGAGAAACAGGAGCGGGTATCAGCCATTGGTGGCATCTCTTCCAGAAACAACATGCAGAGGTTTGAAAGCCCACACCACCACCAGActgagggacagcttcttcccctctgtcactAGGCTTGTGAACGGTCCCTCCATAAGCTCGgccactgtccgattcaccgctACCCCAGTGCAAACATTGGACTTGTGTGTCTCTGTAACtggtgctctacaatgctgagaactatagtctgcactctgtatcttcccctttgctccacctattgtacacgagtttaacttgattgtatttatgtgtggtattatCCGATCCGACTGTTTAGCATGATGAACAAATCTTGCCTCtcagtatggggagaaggctgacaggagacgatcagccatgatcacaatgaatggcggtgctggctcgaagggccgaatggcctcctcctgcacctattgtctatgtttatatgtttacatgtgataataataattcTCAAccaaatggcccgtttccacgGACTAAACCTAAATTAAAACaacaggaaacatcctctctatctaggcctttcattatttggttatAGGAAGTGGggaagacggctgtggaggccacaagtcagtgtatatttctacagcagagatagatagattcttgattagtgcgggtgtcagggattatggggagaaggcaggagaatggggttaggagggagagatagatcagccgtgattgaatggcagagtagacttgatgggccgaatggcctatttctgctcctatcacttatgaccttatgaagttaGAGATGGCTAATTAGGCCACAAAGGACTTGAGGataggtcgcccaattataggaaggatgtcaacaaaatagagagagtacagaggagatttactagaatgttgcctgggtttcaacaactaagttacagagataggttgaataagttaggtctttattctctggagcgcagaaggttaaggggggacttgatagaggtctttaaaatgatgagagggatagacagagttgatgtggacaagcttttcccattgagaatagggaagattcaaacaagaggacatgacttgagaattaagggacagaagtttaggggtaacatgagggggaacttctttactcagagagtggtagcggtgtggaatgagcttccagtggaagtggtggcggcaggttcgttggtatcatttaaaaataaattggataggcatatggatgagaagggaatggagggttatggtatgagtgcaggcaggtgggactaagggaaaaaagttgttcggcacggacttgtagggccgagatggcctgtttccgtgctgtaattgttatatggttatatggataagaATTTTAAAAACTAAAGTTAAATGCCAGGAGAGATCCAATGTCCCGACTGAAGCAGAAGTTACAAGTAGATTCAGTCGTTCGAGACGCAGGTTGAACATGTCACTAGAGGCTGTTACATGAAGCTGACAGCGTGCCCCAGGTGTAAGTACTGAAGCTCCTGCCACCGTTGCTGTGTTAACCCACCTGTGAGTAAGACTCTGAACTTGAGGGCTGACACCAAAGCCACGGTGGGTTCCAGGGCCCCCGTGTCCACATTCCGGACATTAATCTTCAGGTGGACAACCGGCTCGTTCACCTCCTTCAGCTCACTGGAACTCAGTGTGTAGTCCACTCTCCACGACACCGAGCCCAGCCTGTTTACTGTACGGAAAGAcagggaaacatagacaataggggaaggagtaggccattcggcccttcgagacagcactgccattcaatatgatcacccaaaattagtacccgtccctgctttctccccatatccccataggtttaattggcttggtataaatgtaaaaaatgtccctagtgggtgtagggtagtgttagtgtgcggggatcgctggtcggcgcggacccggtgggccggaagggcctgtttccgcgctgtttccctaaactaaactaataaccacgccgcagcgagactcctgacgggcacccgaaaaagggaccacatcgccccgatcctggcctctctccactggctccctgtgcggttccgaatacatttcaagatcctcctctatgtcttacaaagcccttaacgggcttgcccccacctacatcaaacgtCTGCTCACTCACCACACCAGGTCCCtcggatcggccgacttggggttactgaacatcccgcaatataggcataagctcaggggcgatcgaccgagcctttgcggttgcagctgtggaacagcatccctcttcccatcagaactgccccttccatcgactcttaagtcgagacttaaaactcatctttactctcaagcctttcttgacatcctctgagtgagggctatatgtgtgtatttatgtaagtgctaaatctatgaaccactgttatataacgttagtacctccaccaatgtaaagcactttggccaacgagagttgttttttaaatgtgctatagaaataaaagtgactggaCTTAACAAACTTTATCATAAAATGCCACTTACTCCGCAGACTACTCTCCTTTAGTTTGTCCTGAAGGGCAGTCTGTTTGTCTTCGTAAGATTTACAAAGAGCAGCGGCATGTTCTGAAACAGTAAATTGAAAGTTTAGTTAAGGAGTCTTTTTTTGTCCCAGTTTTGAAGATATTATAAAAAGCCAAGTGGCAAGTTCTGCGACTATTCAAACCAAAGTCACCTACTAACCAGAACACTCGCAATAAGTGTTTACTTTTAATCTGGCCATGTTACCACACAGTTAAAAATGACTTAAACCGTGGCTGCATATGTCAGTGGGATTAGAACAGTGGCAGCcacaaatcaaaggtggacaaaaatgctggagaaactcagcgggtgaggcagcatctatggagtgaaggaataggtgacgtttcgggccgagacccggaagggtctcgacccgaaatgtcacctattccttcactccatagatgcttcctggtctcgacccgaaacgtcacctattccttcactccatagatgcatcctggtctcgaccagaaacgtcacctattccttcactccatagatgctgcctcacccgctgagttcctccagcacttttgcccaccttcgatttttccagcacctgcagttccttcttaaacagttgcaAATCAAAATGGATCTCTTAGAAATCCGTAACAATGGGCAAATGACAATAtgcggaggaaggaactgcagatgctggtttacaccgaagataagacacaaaatgccggagtacctTGTAAAGGAACAAGtaggcagttccttcgtacatagCTTCAGGTCTAATGCAGACTTGAAAAAAAAGAAAGCTTCTGAGTTTCTTAAAAATCGAGCGGTGTCACAGGCGGGAGATCCCGTACCTTTGGGCAAACCAAGTTGTTGCAGTTCGCTGGACAACGACTCGCCATTAACTCCGTACTTGGCTGCGCTCGCCAGTATAAAGTTGAGCACGGCAACTGTGGCTTTAACATCGCTGGGCTCTGCAATCCAACACGTTAAACTACAATTAACTTTGAGAGACCGGCGCCAAATGTCCTTTGCAAAGATTATTTTCGCTAACAAAACAAACTGGGTGGGAGTTCAAAAATAACAAGTAAAAATAATCAGTGTTTTACTCTCTACAGcaagtaacaataataataatggatgggatttatatagcgcctttctaatactcaaggcgctttacatcgcattattcattcactcctcagtcacactcggtggtggtaagctacttctgtagccacagctgccctggggcagactgacggaagcgtggctgccaatctgcgcctacggcccctccgaccgccaccaatcactcacacacattcacacacaggcaaaggtgggtgaagtgtcttgcccaaggacacaacgacagtatgcactccaagcgggattcgaaccggctaccttccggttgccagccgaacacttagcccattgtgccatctgtcgtcccaagtacATCACATGCTGTAAATgtatagcatgggaacaggcccttcagcccacaatgctcccAAATGCTGGTTCACATGTGCAGGGTGTCTGTGAGCTGGGGAGGACTGTGACTGGATCACATTCTGTAATGTCTTCATGGTGGGTTTTATGCCGCTTGTTCTGCTAGATTTATGTCACACTCAGCTTATCCTGCATGTCAGATTTAGGCATCAATCCTCTTGCAAACAAGAGCACGTCGTATGAAATGTTATTAATATTATTTAACACAGTGAAAGTCACCGTATATTTGAATGGTTCAAACACTGCTGAGCTAATCACtatatttgaggaagtacataccAAACTTGGCATCGGCAGTTAGTTTTGTGATCTTCTCATACTGTAATTAGAGAGATAACAGACAGTAAATGACAGTGAGGAAACACCAAGTTAAATATGCTGGCCTTCAAAAACACTAGTCTGTTTAAAGCAAGCAATCTCATACACGACTGACAATAAGCTTCATCCCAAGCTCATAGTATTGAACCGTACATCACATCCACTAAGACCACGCCACCTCTACCCGTGGTCGCTGGGTATAAGGGGAACGAGATTCCATGGCAGTGGCAGGTCATTTAACTTTTTATTCAATTGATTCTTTGTAATGTTTGTAATACTCAGACCAGACCCTAACGGCGCCTGCACACGTTATANNNNNNNNNNNNNNNNNNNNNNNNNNNNNNNNNNNNNNNNNNNNNNNNNNNNNNNNNNNNNNNNNNNNNNNNNNNNNNNNNNNNNNNNNNNNNNNNNNNNNNNNNNNNNNNNNNNNNNNNNNNNNNNNNNNNNNNNNNNNNNNNNNNNNNNNNNNNNNNNNNNNNNNNNNNNNNNNNNNNNNNNNNNNNNNNNNNNNNNNctacacccccacccccaccccataaATGATCAAGCTAGACTCCTGTCTCCCTCATTTGAACAGGAATGATTTAACTTTTTGGTTCAATAGAGATTTATTTGGCACATatgcattttgaacggagacgaggaaacactttttcccacagagagttgtgagtctgtggaattctctgcctcagagggcggtggagggaggttctctggatactttcaagagagagctagattgggctcataaaaatagcgg
This is a stretch of genomic DNA from Amblyraja radiata isolate CabotCenter1 chromosome X, sAmbRad1.1.pri, whole genome shotgun sequence. It encodes these proteins:
- the LOC116968171 gene encoding COMM domain-containing protein 4-like, which gives rise to LQYEKITKLTADAKFEPSDVKATVAVLNFILASAAKYGVNGESLSSELQQLGLPKEHAAALCKSYEDKQTALQDKLKESSLRINRLGSVSWRVDYTLSSSELKEVNEPVVHLKINVRNVDTGALEPTVALVSALKFRVLLTELKQAQALMNALN